A single genomic interval of Coregonus clupeaformis isolate EN_2021a chromosome 36, ASM2061545v1, whole genome shotgun sequence harbors:
- the rd3 gene encoding protein RD3: MASWFGWSSEPDYRSPRRDPSDVVTDTLMLELSWQLKEAERMQRERDNEYRRLQTGVDYSWLVNTPRNTYDVLPGERLGLEDLCSKVHPSYCGAVILRFRQVVTENEPELQEVSALFRTVVLEALDRMREEQEAQRLSRQWNNKRAMSMSLINFKSRVKINPFASTLGLTSTGGGGEGVCELKTVSEDVEKALEERADRAQRVWSIPDFRHKGLYTTKAV; this comes from the exons ATGGCCTCGTGGTTCGGTTGGAGCAGCGAGCCGGACTACCGGAGTCCGCGGCGGGACCCGTCTGACGTGGTCACGGACACCCTGATGCTGGAGCTCAGCTGGCAGCTGAAGGAGGCCGAGAGGATGCAGCGTGAGAGGGACAACGAGTACCGACGACTCCAGACCGGCGTGGACTACAGCTGGCTGGTCAACACGCCACGCAACACCTACGACGTGTTACCTGGTGAGAGGCTGGGCCTGGAGGACCTGTGCTCCAAGGTGCATCCATCCTACTGCGGAGCCGTCATACTGAG GTTCCGCCAGGTGGTGACTGAGAACGAGCCGGAGTTGCAGGAGGTGTCTGCCCTTTTCCGCACAGTCGTCCTCGAGGCCTTGGACCGCATGAGGGAGGAGCAGGAGGCGCAGCGGCTCTCGCGCCAGTGGAACAACAAACGGGCCATGAGCATGTCTCTCATTAACTTCAAGTCGCGCGTCAAGATCAACCCCTTCGCCAGCACCTTGGGCCTGACCTCGactggagggggaggggagggtgtgtgCGAGCTGAAGACAGTGTCAGAAGATGTGGAGAAGGCGCTGGAGGAGAGGGCTGACAGGGCCCAGAGGGTGTGGAGCATACCCGACTTCAGACACAAAGGGTTGTACACTACCAAGGCCGTCTGA